GCGGGCCACCCCGTCACGATCTGCGAGGCCAAGCCCTCCGTCGGGCGCAAGTTCCTGATGGCGGGGAAATCCGGTCTGAACCTGACGAAAGACGAACCCGCCGATGCCTTCCTGCGCGCCTACGCCGAGGCGCAGCCGCCCCTGCGCCCGATGCTGGACGCCTTCGGCCCGTTGCAGGTGATGCGCTGGGCCGAGGATCTGGGAGAGCCGGTGTTCGCGGGCAGCTCCGCGCGGGTCTTCCCGAAGGCGATGAAGGCCTCGCCGCTGCTGCGCCGCTGGCTTGCGCAACTCGGTGCAAGCGGCGTCACGATCAACACGCGCTGGCGCTGGACCGGATGGGACGGCGCTGCGCTGGCTTTCGAAACGCCCGCCGGCGTGCAGCACCTTCATGCGGATGCAACGGTTCTGGCGCTCGGGGGCGCAAGCTGGCGGCGGCTGGGGTCGGACGGGGAATGGACAGGCTTGCTGGCCGGACGGGGCGTGCCTCTGACACCCTTCGCGCCCGCGAACGCGGCGGTGGCGATGGCCTGGTCGGATCATATGACGCGCCACTTCGGGGCCGCGCTGAAATCCATCTCGCTGGCCTGCGGCCCCTATACCTCGCGCGGGGAGGCGGTGATCTCCCGGCGCGGGCTCGAAGGGGGCGGTATCTACAGCGTCAGCCGCGGCCTGCGCGAAGGGCATCCGCTGGTGGTTGATCTCGCCCCCGACCTGCCGGCCGCGCAGATCGCCCAAAGGCTGTCACGCCCCCGCGGCAAAGCCACGCTGTCGAACCATCTGCGCAAAACCCTGCGTCTCGATCCGGTGAAAATCGCGCTGTTGCAGGAAATGGCGCATCCGCTGCCCGACGACGCGGCGGCACTGGCGGGGTTGGTCAAGGCGCTGCCGTTGCACCACGCGGGGCTGCGCCCGCTGGACGAGGCGATCTCCACCGCCGGTGGCATCGCGTGGGCGGGGCTGGACGAGGGGCTGGGCATTCGCGCATTGCCGGGTGTTTTCGCCGCCGGAGAGATGCTGGACTGGGAAGCGCCGACCGGCGGCTATCTGATCACCGCC
Above is a genomic segment from Sulfitobacter sp. HNIBRBA3233 containing:
- a CDS encoding TIGR03862 family flavoprotein — its product is MSHAVVIGSGPAGLMAAAALAQAGHPVTICEAKPSVGRKFLMAGKSGLNLTKDEPADAFLRAYAEAQPPLRPMLDAFGPLQVMRWAEDLGEPVFAGSSARVFPKAMKASPLLRRWLAQLGASGVTINTRWRWTGWDGAALAFETPAGVQHLHADATVLALGGASWRRLGSDGEWTGLLAGRGVPLTPFAPANAAVAMAWSDHMTRHFGAALKSISLACGPYTSRGEAVISRRGLEGGGIYSVSRGLREGHPLVVDLAPDLPAAQIAQRLSRPRGKATLSNHLRKTLRLDPVKIALLQEMAHPLPDDAAALAGLVKALPLHHAGLRPLDEAISTAGGIAWAGLDEGLGIRALPGVFAAGEMLDWEAPTGGYLITACMATGLWAGRHAAAAMG